One genomic segment of Brassica napus cultivar Da-Ae chromosome A3, Da-Ae, whole genome shotgun sequence includes these proteins:
- the LOC106438100 gene encoding MLO-like protein 12 — MAIKERSLEETPTWAVAVVCFVLLFISIMIEYFLHFIGHWFKKKHKKALYEALEKVKAELMLLGFISLLLVVLQTPVSQICIPEKIAATWHPCSSHQESTKYGKDYIDDGRKILEDYDSNDFYSPRRSLATKGYDKCAEKGKVALVSAYGIHQLHIFIFVLAVFHILYCIITYALGKTKMKKWKSWERETKTIEYQYANDPERFRFARDTSFGRRHLNVWSKSSSTLWITCFFRQFFGSVTKVDYLTLRHGFIMAHLPAGSGARFDFQKYIQRSLEEDFKVVVGISPVIWCIAVLFILTNTHGWGSYFWLPFLPLVVILIVGAKLQVIISKLGLRIQDKGDVVKGAPVVEPGDDLFWFGRPRFILFLIHLVLFTNAFQLAFFVWSTYEFTLKNCFHHKTEDIAIRITMGVLIQVLCSYITLPLYALVTQMGTSMRPTIFNDKVANALKKWHHTAKKQTKHGHSGSNTPHSSRPTTPTHGMSPVHLLHNYRNRSLDQQTSFTASPSPPRYSDFGGNYQNHGLDQTSSTASPSPPRFSDFGGHGHGHQQFFDPESQNISSHRGITDSDNSNSHHPHADVASPIIEEREITEHVKVDFSEFTFKK; from the exons ATGGCAATAAAAGAGAGATCATTAGAGGAGACACCAACATGGGCTGTTGCTGTTGTTTGCTTCGTTCTTCTTTTCATCTCTATCATGATCGAATATTTCTTGCACTTTATTGGTCAC TGGTTTAAAAAGAAGCACAAAAAGGCTTTATATGAAGCTCTTGAAAAGGTTAAAGCAG AATTGATGCTACTGGGATTCATATCGCTTCTACTTGTTGTATTGCAAACACCAGTCTCCCAAATTTGCATCCCAGAAAAAATTGCTGCGACTTGGCATCCTTGTAGTAGCCACCAAGAGAGCACTAAGTATGGTAAAGATTATATCGATGATGGTCGCAAAATTCTTGAAGACTATGACTCCAACGACTTTTATAGTCCTCGTCGAAGTTTAGCCACCAAGGGTTATGACAAATGCGCAGAAAAg GGGAAAGTAGCATTAGTATCTGCATATGGTATCCACCAATTGCATATATTCATCTTCGTGCTCGCTGTTTTTCATATTCTCTACTGCATTATAACCTATGCTTTGGGAAAAACCAAG ATGAAGAAATGGAAATCATGGGAGAGAGAGACCAAAACAATTGAGTACCAATATGCCAATG ATCCAGAGAGGTTCAGATTTGCAAGAGATACATCATTTGGACGTAGACATTTGAATGTATGGAGCAAGTCTTCCTCTACCCTCTGGATT ACATGTTTCTTTAGACAGTTCTTTGGATCAGTGACTAAAGTGGATTATCTTACTCTAAGACATGGCTTCATAATG GCGCATTTGCCAGCAGGAAGTGGAGCTcgttttgattttcaaaaatacattcaaaGATCTTTGGAAGAAGATTTCAAAGTTGTTGTCGGTATAAG CCCAGTGATATGGTGCATTGCTGTCTTGTTCATATTGACTAATACACATG GATGGGGTTCCTATTTTTGGCTACCTTTCCTCCCTTTGGTT GTGATATTAATAGTAGGAGCAAAACTTCAAGTGATAATATCGAAATTAGGATTGAGGATTCAAGATAAAGGAGATGTGGTTAAAGGAGCTCCTGTGGTTGAACCGGGTGATGATCTCTTTTGGTTTGGTCGTCCTCGTTTCATTCTCTTCCTCATTCACTTGGTTCTTTTCACG AATGCATTTCAACTGGCTTTCTTCGTTTGGAGCACT TACGAGTTCACACTCAAGAACTGCTTCCACCACAAAACAGAAGATATAGCAATCAGGATCACCATGGG GGTATTGATACAAGTTCTATGCAGCTACATCACTCTACCTCTGTATGCTCTTGTGACTCAG ATGGGAACTTCAATGAGGCCGACCATATTTAACGACAAGGTAGCCAATGCATTGAAAAAATGGCACCACACGGCCAAGAAACAGACCAAACATGGACACTCAGGGTCAAACACACCTCACTCAAGTCGCCCCACCACACCAACACATGGCATGTCACCGGTGCATCTCCTCCACAACTATCGTAACCGCAGCCTTGACCAACAAACCAGCTTCACAGCCTCTCCTTCTCCTCCTAGATACTCTGATTTTGGCGGAAACTATCAAAACCACGGCCTTGATCAAACAAGCTCTACTGCCTCTCCTTCTCCTCCTAGATTCTCTGATTTTGGCGGCCACGGCCATGGACATCAGCAATTCTTTGATCCTGAATCTCAGAATATCTCTAGTCACCGTGGGATCACAGATTCTGATAACAGCAATAGTCATCATCCCCATGCTGACGTAGCTAGTCCTATtatagaagagagagagattactGAGCATGTCAAGGTTGATTTTTCGGAGTTTACTTTCAAGAAGTGA